caaaaaaacaaacaatccaatccaaaaatgggcagaagacctaaacagacatttctccaaagaagatatacagaaggccaacaaacacatgaaaggattcctgggtcataaaaCTCAGTAAAATATTTAAGGTACATAAATGTACTAAATTTCCAAATGTACTAAAATAATCAATGTACTAAAACATATTGATGCCTCATTGTGGTGGTAGCTGGATTATGTGAGATTGagtctcttttttctgtttcctaaattctcataaattttaaagtttaaaataaaaatatccacgTTGTAGTTGGAATGATACAATATATCAATATTATACAAATAAGTCTCCTTGAAAAACTCATTACAGCCCAGAGCTTGGCTTCAGCCTTTGCTACAGACCGAATTTTTGTGTCCCCcacaaaatccatatgttgaaattctaccCCCGATGTGATAGTATAAGCAGGTGGCGTAGATGATTAAGGCATTAAGACAGAGCCCTCATGAAGgcgattagtgcccttataaaagtgTTTCCAAAGGGCTCCACCACTCTccaaccatgtgaggacacagccggAGACAACATTGTCTATAAACCAGGAAGCAGAACtcatcagacaccaaatctgctgacaccttgatcttggacttcccaggcttctgaactgtgagaaataaatttgttgtttataagccatccaggCTATATCTTActgcagcccaaacagactaagacagactTACTGACCCAGAAGCCTAATTTCTCGGGAAGACTTACATTAGTGAAGCTCATGGagacacaaacaaacaaacaaaaaaagtaaatatcttGCAATATCTCAATTAACAAGGGGAAGCAGATCTAATACCGGTTGGGGGGGGGACTGGGGGAGTGCCTTTCTAACCAAGGGAAATGGTTTggtaataaaattaatatgattTAAGTACAACCTCAAAGTGGTTAATTCAGGTTAAAGAGTGGATTCAGTTGTACtctgaaatagaagaaaataaggtGCAAATAATTTCATGATTAAGAAGCCTCAAAATTCACGCGCCAGAAAACTAACTTGCGCAAAGTTGTGAATGGTTCTAAATCAGTGACCAGTAAAAAGACAAAGTATCACTTTTCCCACTAGATATTCAACTCATGACATGGGTGTATATGTATGAAAATTTATCCTCTCTAGTGAGGGAAGATTGCACACCTCGAGCGTGGCACGGATTTTTAATTTCAAGACCTAACCACCAAGAGTTACTTACTTCACGTCAATTTCTAGAAATTAAAGGTAAAACCCTGAGGTTCAAAATAGAAAGGCTATTTGGTGGTTGTGGGAATGGGGAAGACTCATGGAATACAATTAAGTAtcatttagaatatattttggcTAGAGACCAAGAGGCaaggttctttgtttctttcgtttaaactttttcataataaatcttttattttagaacagttttcgGTTAACAATTATAGCGAACATAGTACAGAGTCCCCTATACCCCATACACAAGTTTTTTAAACTCTAACTTCTActtccaaccccccccccccccacctcccaaacCGTCCCCCACTTCTCTCCGATTCTAATCTCCTCAGGTTTCGGCAGGGCCTGGTTCTCACAGTGCAACGTTAGGATTGTAACGAAAACCCAGTTCAGTTCAAACTTCACCGCCCAGCCACAACTAGGTCAGCTGAGCTAGCCGACACCAGAACGCTCCCGTCCCGCCCAGCCCTCTCAGAGGCGCTCCGACCCCTCGCCAACGTGGCTCCTCAAACTCAGGCCCCGGGAGACGCGAACCAAGCGGGACCAAAGCGctgggcagcctccagaagccaggagagccGGGGGCAGGACCAGGTGAGCACCTAACAGCACGCTCCTCCCTCGAGGGCAGGTTCCGGAGGCTAAAACATTTTTAACCTCAAAACGTCCAGACCTCTAACCGGCGTGGGGCGGGTTACACAAACCTACGCACATTCGCTTATTGTTTAACGCAGACGCCTGCTGCCGCTTCTCGGCCGCAGCCACCTCTTCACAGCCAACACCCCCAGGCGGCCTCTGCCCCGCCCCATCGTCGCAGCCGACTCTCGGCGCGccgcgcgggggcggggcgcgcGCGCGTGAGGACGTCCGGGAGCGCGCGCGCCGCCGTCGCCGTCGCGGAGCTGGGTGGGGGTTGTCGGCGGTGGGTCTGAAGGTGATGGCCTTGACTGAAGGCCTCGAGGCGGCATCTCCCGCTGTTTCTGCAGTCGCTGCCCGGGACTCGGTGCGCTCATCGTCATGAGAGGTCAGGCCTGGGGGAAGCGGGCGAAGTAGGCGAGGGGCCGCGGCGAAATGGGCTCTggggagaataactgaggcactcGAAAGTCGAACGTGGGAGGAAGAATCTGTCCTGGAGATTCCGGAAGAGCCCTTTGCGtttacttttcttccctttttctcccctttcttgcTCGTACTTGGAGGAAAGCGGGAGggttctgtgtttttatttgtggAAAAAGACGCTGAAATTCTCCCGTCCAGCGTCGGTCTTCAGAGGTTGGAGGAAATAAATAGCAGCCGTGGCGTTGGAGCATCAGTGAAAGCCTCTAGTGAATGGCACTAAAAACCAAACCGCCCAacagtaactgaaaaaaaaaaaaattccaaacctGGGAATGAAATAGAATGACACGGAACATGCCCTGACGTTAACCCCAGCTTCCTCCTACAGAAACGGCAGAAAGGCTCTGCGTTTCGTCAGCTGGATCCTCGACGGCTACCCACACTCGTCATTTTAGGGATCTTTCCGTGCCAGTGTTCTCTTTCCTGACGCCCCTCCCCTCCAAGGTGGCATTTTTAATGTGCAGACTACGTAATTATCCTTATTCAGAATAAAGAGTCACTTAGCAATTACATGGTGACTCCCCAAGTCTTCCTGTTTTAAAGGCATTTAGGTAACACCCTTGAGGGGGCGACAGGAAAAGGTAATACTCTTGGTATTAATTATTGGAAACTTTTTTATTAGCTTTGGAAAAGCTGTTTCAGCATAAAACGAAATTTGTAGGTCACCTAaatgaaatgtttattattaGTTCTCCATGATGATACTTAATGAGGAGTTAAGATTTGATGTTTTCTTCCTAACCTTTCcacacatgaaaaaaatactCTTATTAGATGTAGAATCTACCTCAGAGATGAAACTGCTCCAGTtgaacaatgtaaatgtacttaagtGTTCTAGTATGATTACTAGTACTCATATTATTAACATCTGCTGAGCACCCATACTTTGACTATTTTGCCAGTTCCTTCTGTCATTAGAGAACTGGAGGCATCTGAAGCTAAACTTTTTTGGTAGCAGATGTTTCCTAAAGGATAGTTTgcctagggcagcagagccttcgcATAAAGGGAGAAGATGGAGGAGTCTAGTAATAAGCAATAGATAACCTGGAAATAATTCATGTACTGTGACTATCAGCCTCTCCTTTAGTGAATAAATTATTCCTAGTGAGCAATATATTGCCTGTACTTAACTGTTCACTTAGAATATTTTCTGCGCTTTGATTTTTAGGAGACAGAGCCCTGAAGCAAAGAAATCTGGATCACAGAAAAAGTATTCAGGGGTCATGCAAGCCAACTGTAGCCCACTCCACAGCCCTTCAGGAGCTGCAGGCAGTGAGGATGCCTCAGCCTCCCAGTGTGTCCAGACAAGATTGACAGGAGAAGCTTCCTGTCTTTATTCTGGAGATGTTCGTATTCAGATAAACTCCATGCCTAAAGAATGTGCTGAAAATCCAAGCTCCAGAAATATAAGGTCAGGTGTCCACAGCTGTACCCATGGATGTGTACATAGTCGCTTACGGAGTCACTCCCACAATGAAGCAAGGCAACCTGATGATACTGAGACGGAGTCGGGAGATCATGGTAGTAGCTCCTTCTCAGAATTCCGATATCTCTTCAAGTGGTTGCAGAAAAGTCTTCCATATATTTTGATTCTGGGTGTCAAACTTGTTATGCAGCATATAACAGGTAGGGTATAATAAAACATTGAGCTGTTTCATTACTATATGCagctaattttctttctttattggtaATCTACTTTAACCTatgtatttgtttcttattttagtttttaaaattgtatatgctTCCTTTAAATTCATGTTGtgttagctcttttttttccctttcaattaACTGGACCTTATTTTCTAACAGGAATTTCTCTTGGAATTGGGCTGCTTACAACTTTTATATATGCAAACAGAAGCATTGTAAATCAGGTTTTTCTAAGAGTAAGTATAACCAGCAactaaaaaatcattaaatgttTCTCCCTGTAGAATTATATACTCATTTTTGAGAGAAACAGGAATAAACATAAGATAGTTTATTTGATAAATTTAAGTAGACATAATGTACCATCCATGATACATTAAATGTTGTTATCTAAATGACCTGGAATAAATGATCTGTCCTAATACTGAATTGATTCACcttattttctttgtatgttGGGTTCCTGATAAAGAAAAACTAGACAGAAGGATTAAAAGGTTTACAACACACTGTTTGATCTGATTTGTCAAGTGCTATCATGTTTTTAGTTTGACCATACTAAGTAATAATAATCATCATTAAAAACTTCAGCTGTTGTACTATaagatttaaaatagttaaataaaacGTACACtgaataaatgggtattgaactatttatttaggtttctcttatttaaagaaaactaaaccCAAGAAGTTTTTccataagaaattataaaagattCCTATTCATGTAAATTATTGGGAAAACAGGATTAGTTTATAAAATTTCACCTTCAGGCAACTTTAAAGGGTTATATCTGTGTAAAGGATCATACATTTTGACCTGAAAATTCGTAGTTAGAACCTATCAAACCATAAAAGTTTAATTCAGGgtttaaaattagtaaaattttaaattaaactagtaattaaaacaattataaaactgagattaaaaacattattttattaaattcttattgaattgagaatttttaaaattatattcataaacCCTGGTAACataaatgcagtttttaaaagtctgttttgtTGGGAAGGCAAAAATAGGAAGCTGCAGaagtaaagtttttatttatgtagGTCCTTTATGTCAGTTTGTAGAAGATTTGGCTTTGAAACATAGGTAATATTGTTACACAATGAGgaaacttgtattttaaaaatctgtttaagtatgtgttttgttttcttcactaaaGGTATATAAAATAGAATGTGATGATGtacaatttaacaaatattctatatttttattaagataaaTTAATCTATTAAAATGTTCTAAGTTAATAAATTAGTCATTAAAGTAAAATAgtttaatgatatttaaaattctggCATAATTCAAAgtaacaaattataaaattgtttatttttcaggAAAGGTGCTCAAAGATTCAGTGTGCTTGGTTACTGGTATTCTTAGCAGGATCTTCTGTTCTTTTATATTACACCTTTCATTCTCAGTCACTTTATTACAGGTAATTAGAGGTCCAAGTGCACAATCACATTTTTATGTAATCGTATACTCCATAGCACTTTGCATGTATCTTACTTGCACATACTTAGAGTTCAATTTTTAACTATCTGTCTCCTTCCAAGATTGAGAGCTTAAAGTGACTTACTCACATTTTTATACCCAGTGCCTTGCCTCATagcaagtgcttaataaatacttaatttttgatacttaaaTTTTTACTTATATAATCAGTAGTTACTAAATACCATTAGGTTGTTGTTAGtgatcttttttggttttttatttttgataaataaaaactatatatttaaaatatacaacgtTTTGATCTAtgtgtacattgtgaaatgattaccacatcaAGCTAATTAATAAATCCATCACCTCCCTTAGTTACcttcttgtgtgtatgtgtgataagaacacttgATCTTTGTCTCTAGAAGGAGAAGACTTGCTAAAGGACAGTAGTTGATAAGTTTTTCCATGTCAGATGGAAGTGTTCTGAATTTTCAGCTTTAATCAGATAATTAGAAGTCCTGGTTTCAGTGGAGTTGGAGAGATGTGGACAAATGTGGGATATAGTTTGTAGGTGTAGCCAGTACCACTCAGTTTGGATTGGGTGAGTAGGTAAGGGGGAAGAATCAAGGATGATACTGGGTTTTTTTAGTCTAAGCAACTGGCTGGATGGTGGTGCCATTTACTGGGCTGGGAAAGACTGGGGAAGGAACTGGTTTTGAGGGAAAATCAGTAATTTTGTTTCgaacatgttaagtttgagaggCCATGTAGAACTATTAAAGTGATTACAGATATTTGTCATGAGCTCAGAGTAGAGGTCAGTGCTGTAAATTTTGGTATTATCAGCATATGGTTGATATTTAAAAACCAAGGAACTTGACAAGACTAACCAGGGAAAGAAAGTATAGACAGAGGAGAGGGCCCAGGACTGGACACGCCCACAATTAGCCAGAGGAGGAGCAGCAAAGGAGACTTAAGAAGGAaccatcagggacttccctggtggcacagtggttaagaatccgcctgccaatgcaggggacatgggttcgagccctcgtccgggaagatcccacatgccgcggagcaactaagcccgtggaccacaactactgagcctgcgctctagagcctgtgagccacaactactgagcccgcgtgccacaactactgaagcccatgcactgagagcccgtgctccacaacaagagaagccaccacaatgagaagcccgcgcaccgcaacaaagagtaacccccactcactgcaactagagaaagcccgcacgcagcaacgaagaccgaacgcagccaaaaataataaatgaataaataaataaattaaaaaaaaaaaaaggaaccatcaGTCACATACGAGAACAACTAGAAGAGAGTGGTGTCAGAAGtctaggaagaaaatatttcaaggagagaagagggggaaaaagtgACCTTCGAATTTAGCAAGAGGGAGGGAGTTGGTGATCTTGACAAAAACAGTTCAGTGGAAAGGAGGGGTTAGACTCCTGACAGGAGTTGGTTGAAGACAGATTGGCAGATATCGAGTATTTGTGAGTTGTTTAGATTATAGGCTAGAAAGATATCAATCATGACAAGTTAGGAAGACTCGTTCTTTATGGAGGGAAGATTTGAAATTCAAAcatttaagaagtttttttttataaatttatttttggctgcattgggtcttcgttgctgcgtgtaagcttttctctagttgtggtgagcggggcctgctctttccttgcagtgcgtgggcttctcatcgcagtggcttctcttgttgcagagcatgggctctaggcatgtgggcttccatagttggggcacgcgggctcagtagttgtggctcgcgggctctagagcacaggcttaactgctctgcggcatgtgggaccttcccagaccagggcttgaacccgtgtcccctgtgttggcaggcagattcttaaccactgcaccaccagggaagtccctaaaaagtctctttaaaataagcaaaatgatcTTCCATTCTATTTACATGAACTCTAGCATCTTGCCAAACTCTTATTTTTTACACatcaaattaaagtaaaatatttggtAGCAAATTTAGAACCCCCGTTGacacttttatctttttatgttgCTCTGGTAAGTTTTGATGTTTTTCTCTTGgtagcttaatttttttaaatcctactTTGGACTATTCGAGCTTCTGGGACGTACTTTGGATTGTTGGAATTACAGACTTCATTCTGAAATTCCTCTTCATGGGCTTAAAATGCCTTATTTTATTGGTGCCTTCTTTCATCATGCCTTTTAAATCCAAGGTAAGAAAGTAATATGTTTTATTGGAAAGATGTTAGCAGACCATATTAATGCTATTTAGTCTTTGCTTAAAGGATTCCTTCTATAATTTTTCAGTTTGCTCAGTAACCTAATTTTAATTATCTATATTATCTCAGACTGGCAGCTATTTGGTCAAAGACTTGAACCTAAATATTAATCTATTCcaataaaatcaattatatttgcTTTGGAATAATCTAAAAATGAGTCCCCACATCATATAtgggaaaatatacatttatacttCTGGTTTCCTCCAGGGCATTATTAATTGATAATTGATAACTGACTTAGGCAGTTATTCAGTGTTTTTTCATATTCaatgaaaactttaaatttttataatcagcaaaatgttttattatacataaaacattttcaCTGTCACTCTTTAGAAATTCTTTGAAAACAGACCAGTGACTGTAATATCTAAAGAACCAAGTTGAGGTTGTCGACAAGTCATAACCATTACCATTATGAAGATTAATTTTATAGTTGTTATTGTGTCATATACCCATGATGTTCTCAGCCCAATATGAAGTATTTGCACTGTGCATGTAAGTACCTTGAGTGgctctatttgttttcttttttcttcctttttagggTTATTGGTATATGGTTTTAGAAGAATTATGTCAGTTTTACCGAACTTTTGTCCCCGTACCAGTTTGGTTTCGTTACCTTATAAGCTATGGGGAGTTTGGTAATGTAACTAGATGGAGTCTTGGGATATTGCTGGCTTTACTCTACCTCATACTAAAAGTAGGTAACATAATAAATCTTATCATTTATAATGATTCATATAAtactgtttacatattttatgtatgactgcttttctctttatatattttatagtttatcttCGTATCACTAGTTTGAAGTAATGGCAGATTCTGTATCTACTTagaaatggagaaatggaaataggtATCTTAATCCAGTGGTTCTCAGATTTTACTGGGGGAGTGGACCTCTAAGCATGGATTATCTAAGGTGGAGGGGAACAACAGAACGTACCCATCCCCTACAGTAGCATCTGTCATACACATAATTCTCAAACTAGTGGAGTATCTTGTcctgttccctctatgcctgttCCCCTCAATCACTGTATGAAACGTTACATAGGTTAAGGACATGTGAACCAGATAAAATTGCCTTGCCTTTGATTTAGTTAAGTTTATATTTATCTTGACCAAATTGTAATTCTGGGCATTCAGATGTACTTCATTTTGGTTAAGAGTTGGCTGAAATTGATAAATTGAGTAAAATATTCCATAATtggactttaaatatatttagaatgAAATGATTAGTTGTGATATGCAATGAGCATAAAATTAATATCAGTATTTGATATTAGCTTTGATCTCTTGAGTTTAGCAGATAAGGctctttgaataaatgaattattttctctttcagcttctggagTTTCTTGGACATCTGAGAACTTTCAGATGGGTTTTGCGAATATTTTTTACACGACcagtaagtattttttaatcagaaaaaacactttttatctttctttcttcattatcaAAATGTTTTAGCTCAGCAATTTTACAAATGCAGATTTCATAATTACATggctttttagaaaaatttcttgTACTTTGGCACTTGGGGCTGTGATGATATAGAGGTTTTGTTTCTGTGATAAGTTTCTTAACTTGCACATTGACAACCACCTGATAGTTGATGAAGTACTTATATATTTGAGTTTGCCTCTTGCACTTACAAATCACTTGACGTTCTTAAGGGTTTATAAACATTCCCTTAAAAATCTTATGaacttttgtttctcttcctttttttaatccaCAAATAGTAGCTTTGTGTATTTTCATTAACTCCTATTCAGCTTCTGTGAAAGTGCTTATACTATAATTTATTGTGTATATGAAGAAAGCTTATTACCAAAAATCATGTCCCTTGAAATTTTCTTACTGGAAAAATTTCCCCAATACTCAGTTCTGTATGCACAAATAAGTTCATGACAATAACAGTAAatttaacaataacaaaacaatttTAACAGTAAATTGAGACTCCAACGTCAATTATAACTTTATTATGTGATCCTACTGATGTAACAAACTGCAGAAAAAGGGTGTCATAGCCCAAATGATAAATAGCTCATTTGGTATTTAGTAGCCTCAGAAGTTCTCAGTATATAAGTGTGATAACCGGATTTCAGAGTTTGATTCTCAGTTTTGCAGTCCATTAGGTACTTAACAATTATGTGGTCAGGACTCAGGGGAATCTGACGTACAAGAATGCCAAtctaatatgtttaaaaaaaaaaacaggattatACCGACAAAGTGGAGTAAACTAACTGGCCAGGGCACCCTTTCCTGAAGACAGTAATGTATTAAGTTTTGCTGCATCCTATTCAGACTTCTTTCTTTAGATAAGATACAATAAAATTGAGACTTCAGCTTCTGAGTTTATTCAGTTGATGATGTATCGGCCACTTTGCTGTAGCAATTAATCTAGTAAGGCTtgagatgaaatattttttttttatagtcaattttgtttttgttttttttaattttatttatttatttacttatttttggctgtgttgggtctttgtttctgtgtgagggctttctctagttgcggcaagtgggggctactcttcattgcggtgcacgggcctctcactattgcggcctctcgttgcggagcacaggctccagacgcgcaggctcagtaattgtggctcacgggcgtagttgctccgcggcacgtgggatcttcccaaaccagggcttgaacccgtgtcccctgcattggcaggcagattctcaaccactgtaccaccagtgAAGCCCCAGACTTCTTTCTTTAGATAAGATACAATAAAATTGAGACTTCAGCTTTTGAGTTTATTCAGTTGATTATGTATTGGCCACTTTGCTGTAGTAATTACTAAGGCTTGAGCTGAAATACTTTTGATATTCTTTCTCTGTGAAGCATAAAGAGACTATCACAGTCCACTCTGTTTTATTCCTGGGATTCTCATGTTCCTTAATGTTGCCCTGAAAATGGCAATCATCACCAGGATGTCTTCACCTGAAGGGAGTCTGCAAAGTGCCAGACAAGAGTGCTATTTTAAAAGCTTGTCAGCATACATATCTGCAGTGTACTCTGCTGAATGACATTTATTGAAGGGAAATTGGCACCAAGATCATCCATCAGTATCTCAATTTGTTTCTGGAATCTTTAACATGACCAATCtcaaaaaatcttaattttcagtgtttttatcCTTTGAGTCTTAGTTTGATTTTGTTAACCCTCGATGACAAGAAGTTTAGGTCACAGCTTCAGGTTGCTGAGTCAAGTCATGCTTTTGCTCTCGTTACCATGACTGAAACTTGggtgttctttcttttcctcagccACCTTTTCCACATCATTTCTACAGAAAGCTGAtctcatttgtaacattttgtCACATCTAGTTAATGACTAAATTCTACTGAATTTGGTAGGGAAGTTATTAAGATCTTAAAGAGATCAGAAACTTTTTTTAGGActtaagaaaaggaaatgcaaagCTTTGTGTTATTATTCAGTTTGACAGTATAACTCTACCCAAGTGACATTTTGCAATTACAGTTCTTCTGTAAAATTTTACCATTCTTTCTTAGTACTAAATGCGCCGACTTTTGTGATAAGGatgataattaaaattatttttagatttagtGGCAGGACACTGTTCAGTGGTCCCCAAACCTTCTTCACATTGAACTCATGTTGAGAGCTTTCAAGAATTAGATTCCTGAGTTACATCCTGGTATGTCTGGACCTACTGAATGAATCTCCAGTGTGGAGCACAGAAACCTATTTCTAAAGTAGTCTCTACATGAGTTACATTGAGCCAGCCAAGCTCTGGATTGACTTTTTTGAACCAATGTCATAGGGAATAAGTGGGCTCAATTTGGCAGTACTGGGTCACATAGTACATGAATATAGATTGCATAATGCTGTGTTATATTTCAGATCGCTTAGTCTCTTAGCCATTTGAATTTGAAGCACTGTCATTATTTGGGAATCCAGTGAATCTAACAATCTTCCAATATCCTATTATGTATTACATAGTGAGTTAACCTTGATGCGATCCATCCAGGCATCGTTCTGCATACATAgttcagctctgaaatgtttatATTCTTTGGGAGAGTTTTCAAATGCCTAGTTCCTTGGAGATTTGAGAAATACAGTACCATCTATGTATTTtaggaacagaaaagaaagaaatttgtagGAACATAACTTCTTATCTTTATAGAGTTACGGAGTGGCTGCCAGCAAGAGACAGTGTTCAGATGTGGATGATATTTGTTCAATATGTCAAGCTGAATTTCAAAAGCCAATTCTTCTCATCTGTCAGGTAACTGTATTTTTAAGCAACCTCAATACAGCACTTCTCTGTGACCTGCAAAAGTCACATTTATGTTACTTGTAGGGAAATATACACTATTCAGCAGAAAGTAGCATTCAGGGCACATACTACTAATTTCTTACTTGTGATTAGGGGTTTGGTAGGTTAGCTAAATCTTGTCCCTTAGTTCTAATGATTTTTATGTAGAGGAGtgtataaaggggaaaaaaaaattcaaatggcaGACTGGATACCAAAGTGACTGGAAAACAGactatttttaataattgaatactagtcttttaaaataataccagCATTTGTTACTGGATTGTATAAGGCCCTTTCCTGTACTTTATTCCAGTAACCCTCGAAGACTTTATTAAGCTGTTAGTCATTATACTTGATCTTAAAGTTATCACCTGAGGATAGcttgtattttattaaaagtgGTTAAATGGATAGTACAAGTCAGAATAATACTTGTGCCTCTACCACGAACACCGCTGTGTTCTTGAATGTTATACTTTgttctcacttgtaaaataaaGGGATTAGTATTCTCCAAAttccctttcagctctagagTACGATTCTCTACAATGTGATGgatttaaaattgaaatgttaTCAACTATAAAATCTAGTTCTTAATTCCCTTACAGCATATATTTTGTGAAGAGTGCATCACCTTATGgtttaacagagagaaaacatgTCCGCTGTGCAGAACTGTGATTTCAGACCATATAAACAAATGGCAAGACGGAGCCACTTCATCACACCTTCAAATATACTAAGTTCTAAACTTAACATTAAGGCCACAAACCACTAATTTTATTTGGTTACAGTGACTATTGGTAAAGACTTTAGAATGGATTTTCAGGGTTGGAAGTTAAGGAA
This Balaenoptera acutorostrata chromosome 20, mBalAcu1.1, whole genome shotgun sequence DNA region includes the following protein-coding sequences:
- the RNFT1 gene encoding E3 ubiquitin-protein ligase RNFT1, with amino-acid sequence MQANCSPLHSPSGAAGSEDASASQCVQTRLTGEASCLYSGDVRIQINSMPKECAENPSSRNIRSGVHSCTHGCVHSRLRSHSHNEARQPDDTETESGDHGSSSFSEFRYLFKWLQKSLPYILILGVKLVMQHITGISLGIGLLTTFIYANRSIVNQVFLRERCSKIQCAWLLVFLAGSSVLLYYTFHSQSLYYSLIFLNPTLDYSSFWDVLWIVGITDFILKFLFMGLKCLILLVPSFIMPFKSKGYWYMVLEELCQFYRTFVPVPVWFRYLISYGEFGNVTRWSLGILLALLYLILKLLEFLGHLRTFRWVLRIFFTRPSYGVAASKRQCSDVDDICSICQAEFQKPILLICQHIFCEECITLWFNREKTCPLCRTVISDHINKWQDGATSSHLQIY